CAATGCGAATTTGAGGTGAGCGCTATGAACGCCAAGTCCAATCTGTACCGCAAGGAGAAAATCTACGGATTCCTGTTCATCCTTCCTCCGCTGCTGGGGCTGCTGATCTTCACACTGTATCCGATGATTTACTCGATCTATGGCTCATTTACGGATTGGGACGGACTCGGCCAGATGAACTGGATCGGCCTGAGCAACTTCACAGACCTGCTGTCGGATGAGCTGTTCCACAAGGCCTTATTCAATACGCTGTTCATGATGCTCGGAATTCCGGTCGGCATTACGCTGGCGCTGCTGCTGGCGCTGGGACTCAACCGGGGCGTGCCGGGCACGACCGCCTTCCGGGTCATCTATTATGTCCCGGTCATTTCATCCCTGGCCGCTGTATCGATTATGTGGAACTGGGCCTACAACGGGGACTACGGTCTCGTGAACCAGTTCCTCGATCTGCTGGGCATCAGCGGACCGAACTGGATGGCGAATAAATATACCGTCAAGCCGGCGCTGATTATTATGGCGGTCTGGAAGGGCCTCGGCTATACCATGCTGCTCTATCTGGCGGCGCTGCAGAGTGTGTCCCGGTCCTATTATGAAGCGGCCGAGCTGGACGGGGCGAACGGCTTCCAGTCCTTCTGGAATATTACCTGGCCGATGGTGCGCCCGGTAACCTTCTTCATTATCGTGACCAATATTATTGGAGGATCACAGATTTTTACCGAGATGAACATTATGACTCCGACCGGCGGTCCGGAATACGCTTCAGCCTCCGTCGTGTTCTACATCTGGCAGAAGGCCTTCGGCAATTTCCAGATGGGTTATGCTTCAGCCATGGCCGTCTTCCTCGGCGTGTTCATATTTGTCGTGACTCTAATCCAATTCCGGATGAACGAGAAGCAATCGTTCGATGTTGATTGAGCTGAAGGGGAGGAGACGAACAAGATGACGAGCAGAAGAAGAATGACCAATAGTATTATTTTTGTTTTATTATTCATTGGCGCAGTGTTCATGATCGGCCCGCTGCTCTGGATGCTGTCCACCTCGTTCAAGGATAAGCAGGATGTTTTCGCCTTGCCTCCGGTGTGGATTCCAAGCCCGTTCCATTTCGATAAGTACAAAGAGATCTGGGAGGCGGGGCCGCTGCTGAGCGGGATCAGGAACAGCCTGATCATCGCGGTGACAGTGACGGTGGTGGGGACGTTTACCTCCAGTCTGGCGGCGTTTTCTTTTGCTAAATTGCGTTTTCCCGGCAAAAATAAAATCTTCCTGCTGCTGCTGTCCTCGCTGATGATTCCGTATCCGGCGGTGATGATTCCGCA
This region of Paenibacillus sp. FSL K6-1096 genomic DNA includes:
- a CDS encoding sugar ABC transporter permease; translated protein: MNAKSNLYRKEKIYGFLFILPPLLGLLIFTLYPMIYSIYGSFTDWDGLGQMNWIGLSNFTDLLSDELFHKALFNTLFMMLGIPVGITLALLLALGLNRGVPGTTAFRVIYYVPVISSLAAVSIMWNWAYNGDYGLVNQFLDLLGISGPNWMANKYTVKPALIIMAVWKGLGYTMLLYLAALQSVSRSYYEAAELDGANGFQSFWNITWPMVRPVTFFIIVTNIIGGSQIFTEMNIMTPTGGPEYASASVVFYIWQKAFGNFQMGYASAMAVFLGVFIFVVTLIQFRMNEKQSFDVD